CTTTCTTGGGATTGAAGAAAAGCTCTCGGTGCTCAAATCTCTCTGCCAAACTCTCAACATTGAGCTGTCCCAAGTGGCCTATGCAGGAGATGATGTCAATGATGTGCCCATCTTACAAAATATCGGCTGTCCCTTCACCGTCAATGATGCCATGCCTGCCAACCGAGGCGCAGCCATTTACATTACTCAGAAAAACGGAGGATGTGGCGCAGTCCGAGAACTTTGTGATTTACTGATTCAAAGCCAGGCCGGTTCTTCATCTTAATCCCTGGCAAGGATCCGACAAGATGCAACAAAAGCTGAAAATCAGATCGCGTCAGGATATTGTCCCCCTTGAAAAAGCAATTCTAGGGCAATATTATTTTCCACTGCAAGACTATTTGGGCTTTGATGAGAAGCTAGCGATGCTGTTTCAATCGTTACCGCTTCGGCTCTCTCGTTCATCGCCCCAGCCGGAAATCAGCTTCTTTCTCTATTCCAAGGCTTGTGAACGCTTATTAATCCCACTGCTATTGCACTTAGCAGAGAGTGGCATTCTTGAGAAAAATGGCATCAAGCTGAATCTGGTTGTTCTACCGGGGATTCATCAACTGCAGCTCGTTCCCCAAACCCTAGAAAAATTGAGTTCTTTGGGCATCACCCCCCAGGCCAATTATTTAAGCCTCATTCGAGCCTGTTTATCCCCCCAGAATAAAGGGGTGGTCTTTTGCTTAGATCATCGAGAACTCTATGAATTTCATCGGTGTGGCGTTGATACCGCCGATCAGCTCCGCAAGTTTGGCGTTAAAACCCTCTCTATTCAACATGGTGGGACTCGCAAGGACTCCGTTAAAGGACTCGCTTCCACGGTTTCAGACCTAATCATGGTTTGGGGTAAGCGGGTGGAGCGGGAATTGGTCCAGGATTATGGGGTCGATCCCCAACGAATTCGAGTGGTAGGAAATCCGTTACATGACGTCCTCAATACGCTAGATCCCGAAGCTGCTTTGACGACGTTGCAAAAATGCTATCCCCAGGTTCAACCGCAACTCCCCCATAAAAAAATTGTGGTTTTAGCCGCCTGCCTGCATACGGAATATCAGGGGTATGGGGACGAAGCCCAGCTCTATCGACAATATATTCAACATATTTATGAAAGCCTGGATTTTTCCAAGGTGTTGTTGCTGATCAAAATGCATCCCAACGATCAAAGAAATCCAAATTTATATCAACAGGCTGCCCAGGAATTTGCAGATCTCGATTCAGTCGTCGTGATCGAACCGGAAGTAACAGAACTCAGTGTATATGCCCTGCTTTCCATCGCCGATTTACTGCTAACACGCAGTTCTACGGTGGCGGAGGAAGCGTTGATGATGGGCAAGCAGGTCGTCGCCTTTGATTTATTTGAAGATGGCCCCTCCAAAGGCTATAAACATTTAGAAGAGTACGGGGTCTACCAGACGGTCTATGCAGACCCTAAACCGGCTTTAAAGACTGAAATTGAACGTATGTTATTGGATAGAGACTCAGATCACAGTACAACCATCGATCTTGCAGCAGAATTTACCTATGCCTTAGATGGCCAGTCTACCCAACGAGCTGTTGATGAAATTGTTCAGCGTCTATCTGTTCGCTAACTCCGGTCAACGACCATGATTATGGTCGTTGAGCAATATGCCGATTCACTCCAATCTCATAAACCCCATTTTTGACGCCAGTGTCTATGAAAACCGTTGCGCTCGTTGATACCAATCATGGCAGGGGGCATCATCTCACGTATATGCGTTTCTTCAGTAAGACACTGCTAGAAATGGGCTATCGAGTGATGTCTTTTTATCCCCAGCCTGATGACGTCTTGCCGTGGATCCAAGAGAATTGTCCAGATAAGGCTGAAAATTTTTATGCCTTTGAAATGCAGGAATATCAATGGCAAGAACTGCCCGTATTGGGTCGATTACCCGCACTGTTTCCTAAGTGGAACCGATGGCCACAACCTATTTTAATTTTGGGACGCTGGCAAAAAACGGCTGCCATGATTCAAGAGGCAGCGAAACAAATTGGCCATGAGCCCGACCTGGTTTTTCTCAATTGGTTAGACAACTATTTAAGCTACTACTTACGCGGCTCGATGATTGATTGGGTCTTCCCTTACCCTTGGTCTGGCCTCTATTTTCGACCCGCAACCTATCGGTTTGGTCAACGCTATCTTCCTATTCTCAAAACGCCTTTATCCCATCTCGCGGTGGCCCAGTCTGATCACTGCCAAGCCATCACCCTACTAGATGAGTATGAAGCGAAAAATCTGCAGGCAGATATCGACAACAAACCCGTGATTGCCTTTCCCGACTTTACCGATATCACCCCTCCCGATTTGACCTATTCATTAGCCGCAGACATCAAAGCTAAGGCAGGTAATCGCACCATTGTCGGGCTGTTCGGCGCTCTGAGTAAGCGCAAGGGACTTTTAACCTTATTGCACGCCGCTGAGCGGTGCGATCCAGATGATTTTTTCTTTGTCTTTGCAGGATCGCTCTCTAAGGCCATGTTTCATCAAGATTACTCAACCCGATTGAATGAAGACTATGAAATGGTCCAAACCATCGTTGAGTCTTCTCCTGACAACTGTCTCTTTCATTTTGAATTTATTCCCGGTGAACCTCAATTTAATGCCTTAGTGAATAGCTGTGATGTCATTTTTTCAGCTTATGAAAACTTTCCCTACAGTAGCAATGCCTTAGTTAAAGCAGCCACGTTCCAAAAATTGGTGATGGCCAGCGAAGGGTATTGTATGGGCAAACGAGTGCAGCAGTTTGAGTTAGGGGTGACCATTCCGGAAGGGGATGTTGACGCTTGTGTAGAGGCTTTAATAGAACTCAAATCCAGACTCACCCAACCCAAAACTGACCATCAGCCAGACTTTGAAGGATACTGCAACCAACACTCCCTACAACAGCTCGCAAAGTCTTTTCAAGATGTGCTCAATCTCACCACTGTTCATCAACAACAGCAAACAACTAGCCCATCATAGGATATTTAGAATAATCATTTTTTAGTGGAGAGAATTATTTCAGGCCATAGATTAATGGTTCGGACCATTGATTAAAGACACTGGCTTTCTATAACGTGAGGACAAGGGAACCGTGGTAGTTATTGAAAAAGTTAAATCTATTTTTTTAGGTAATCCATCGCCATCCACAAAACAAATTCACTCTTTAGATGGCATTAGAGGATTTGCAATTTTATTTGTTTTTTTTGATCATGCCAAAGGACAAGGACTAGAGCTATTCCCAGTTCTAAACCCTACTGGCTTTGGTAAGGCAGGCGTCTATTTATTCTTCGTGTTGAGTAGCTTTTTGTTGGCGGGACAATTCCTGAGGGATGACTGCGAACTGGGGCGTTGGTCCCTTTGGGTAAGTTACGCACTCAAGCGAGTCTTACGGATCTATCCGTTGTACATCTTTATTATGTTGCTTTATGGCATCGTACCCAGTTTTAAATACACGGCTACAGATGTCTTCAGTCATATATTTCTACAGGAAGGAAAAGATCAATTTTGGGCTATTCCTGTTGAATTTAAGTTCTACCTATTTTTACCGATCTTAATGTGGCTGATTGTTAAAGTTTTGAAGAAGAACCTTGGGCTTTCGACCCTTTTCTTAGGGGCCGTGATGAGTGCCAGTTTCCTGATCACCATTGAACCGGCTGAGGTGGCGCGAGTCTCCCTCATTAAATATTTACCTATTTTTCTCTTAGGGATATTAGCTGCCTTAATTCATGCCCATTTACAAAATCGTCAAACCCAGTTTCTGGAGTCTGACACCTTTGGATATATTGCGGAAGGCGTGGCCCTCCTCAGTTTGATCGCGACGTTTGGCTTAATCACCACGTTGCGGACCAAACCCGATTGGTTTCTCTTACAACAGGATTGGTCAGATACCCTAATATTCATCGCCTTTGGAGGGGCATGGTCTTTATTTTTAGTGGCTCAGCTACATGGTCGCGGTCTGATTCGTGGTCTCTTGAGTCATCCCATTATTCGGTTTGTGGGAACGATCAGTTTTAGTATGTACCTTTGGCATATGGCCCTGATTGGCTATACCAATGCCCATCTCAATATGGCTCCACCGATTAAATTCTCGATTATTTTGACGATCACGCTTGGGGTTGCAATCATGAGTTTCTTCGTGATTGAGCGGCCCTTCTTTCGTTTGAAGAAGTACTTACCTAGATAACTGGATACTATCTAGCCAATGGTGAAACAAAACGAGAGGGCGTTTAGGTAGAAGCGGGGGGATGCCGAGTGGAAGATCTCTCATCCTTAGTTGACAGCCCCGCCAAAAAAGACCTTGATTGTTCCTATAGGACCCTAGAAAAACACAGCGTCTATGAAATCTCTTTTATTGAGTACATCTGACATTGAAGGTGGAGCTGCTAGAGCAGCATACCGACTACATCAAGGGCTTTTGGCGATTGGTCATGATTCCCAAATGCTAGTTCGCGCCCGTTTCAGTGGTCAGAAATCGGTGCTGGCAGAGAAGTCGGCATTAACAAAATTGGGGCCACAGATGAATGGCTGGCCCTTAAAGCTAGGGTCCTATCAAACCAAAACCCTCTTTTCAAGCCAATGGTTTCCGGATGCGATCGCAAAGAACGTTGCACAGCTCAACCCAGATATCGTCAATATGCATTGGGTTTGTAATGGCTTCCTCAAGGTAGAAACCTTGCCCAAGCTCAACAAGCCCTTGGTATGGACCCTTCAGGACATGTGGCCGTTTACGGGGGGATGTCACTATGCAGAAACCTGCGATGGCTACCAAAAAGCCTGTGGCCAATGCCCTCAACTAAATAGCCAAAAAGAATCTGACTTGTCTCGCAAAATTTGGCAACGCAAGCAAAAAGCCTGGCAGGACATTAACCTCACCATTGTTACTCCCAGTCAATGGATGGCGGATTGTGTCCGGGAGAGTTCGTTATTTGGCCATCGACGGGTTGAGGTGATTCCGTTTTGTCTAGATGTCCAGAAATATCGACCTGCGAATAAAGGCTTTAGCCGTGATTTATTGGGGCTGCCTTCAGACAAGCTGATCATTCTATTTGGAGCCTTATCGGCGACCGCTGACTTAAGAAAAGGGTTTCATCTACTACAGCCCGCCCTGAAAAAACTGAGTCAAGCGGGCTGGGCCGACCGGATTGAGGTAGCAATTTTTGGGGCAGATGCCCCCGCAGAACCGGCCGATCTAGGATTTAAGGCCCATTACTTGGGGAGCTTTGCCGACGATTTAAGTTTATCTATTGCCTATTCAGCCGCTGATGTCATGATTGTGCCCTCTCTCTATGAATCCTTTGGCCAAACGGCATCGGAAGGATTGGCCTGTGGCACGCCTGTGGTTGCATTTAATGCCGCTGGGCAGAAAGATATTGTTAGCCATCAACAGAATGGTTACCTGGTGAAGCCCTACGAAGTGGATGATTTAGCCCACGGCATGGCTTGGGTCTTGGAAGATACTGATCGCCATCGCAAGTTATGTGAGCAGGCTCGCCAAGCCGCAGTCGATCAGTTCTCCCTGGAGATCCAAGCTCGACAGTATCGCACACTCTTCGAAGAGTTATTGGCTGCATAAGCGGCTATTGGATACCCCGTCTTAGACGGCTGATTTGATTGAACTAATCGCAAGCTCTTCTTTAACTAGCATGACAGAACAACTGAGTGAACCAGCAGCAGCAAGTCAGAAATTTTCGCTCCAGCATCTATTCTTTGGTGCGCGGGCGTCTAAGAGTTGGATGGCGTCTTTAGATGGGTTACGAGGGATTGCTGTTTTACTAGTGGTCATGACCCATAGCAAACGGCTCTTGGGCTTATCTTGGGATCAGGCAATTGTTGGGCATTATTTTCAAGCCGCCGGCACGATCTATGGCCGCACTGGAGTCTACTTATTTTTTATCTTGAGTAGTTTCCTGCTCACGGGACAAATGTTGCGGGAAACCATCGATTTAAAGCATATAAAAACATGGATTAACTATGGGTTAAAACGAGTCCTCAGAATTTATCCGCTGTATCTCTTTGTTTTAGCCGTTTACACGATTTTCCCAGGCTTCAAGTTTACCTTGGGCAATTTCACAGCCCATGTCATTCTGCAAGAAGCTTTAAATCATTTTTGGACGATTGTCGTCGAATTCAAATACTACTTATTTTTCCCGTTCGTCATTTTGATCATTGCTGTTCTCTTAAAGCGAGACTTTAAAGCTTCAGTGCTCTTTTTATTGACTGCCATTATTGCGACGGAGGGGGCCAATAATGTCGTGGACTTTACCTCAAGATTATCGATTCTCCCTCATATCCCTATTTTCCTTCTGGGATCTCTAGCCGCGGTGGTGAATACCAAACTGACAGCGGTCTTAGATCCGGCCAACCCCAAACAGCAAAGATGGATGTCCATCCTGGCCAACTCCTCTTTAGTGTTGATTGTGTTCAATTTTCCGACTCTACTGAGCCGTCCGCTGTGGGATACGGTATTCCAAGCGAATTATGTTCGACTTTCAGCCAACCACGGGTTTTATACCTACCAAGCCATCTTGCTATGTATCTTGCTAGTGTCCCATTTACATACAGATGGGTGGATCAAAAAGGTTCTAGAAAATGTGGCCCTGCGATTTGTCGGGGTCGTCAGTTTCGGAGTCTATCTTTGGCATATTGCGGTTCTTGGATATGTTGAAGCCTATCTAAAAGCCCCCGGTTTTATCCAGTATGTTGCTGTTTTTGGGGCGACTATCTTATTGTCTTCTGTGACTTATCTCCTGTTTGAAAAGCCTTTTATGAAAATCAAACTCCGTCCTCAGACCCTTAAGATCCAGTAGCGTCTTTATGGGTAGGGGCTAGTCTCAGCAGATGAGTTGGCCTGCCAGAGCACACGAAATTGCTCAAAGGACACCGCCTTCGACCAGTGCCATAGCAACCTGTAGGTCGCTTGAACCTGAGAGAGGTGAGGGGACTGGGTATAGACCCATTGGACAACGGATATTGCTTTCACCAGGGTTGGGGGGATACTGTCCTCTTCAGAGGTGATCACCTGTTGGAGATGCAGACCCATCTGTTTGAGATGGGTTTTGCGATGGGTCGTGGGGAGCAGTTCCAACAATATATCGATGGCTCCCTTGTGGTTGGGTTGCAGGCGTCCCAAACGGCCTGCATAGCGAATGCGAG
The Acaryochloris marina S15 genome window above contains:
- a CDS encoding glycosyltransferase — translated: MKTVALVDTNHGRGHHLTYMRFFSKTLLEMGYRVMSFYPQPDDVLPWIQENCPDKAENFYAFEMQEYQWQELPVLGRLPALFPKWNRWPQPILILGRWQKTAAMIQEAAKQIGHEPDLVFLNWLDNYLSYYLRGSMIDWVFPYPWSGLYFRPATYRFGQRYLPILKTPLSHLAVAQSDHCQAITLLDEYEAKNLQADIDNKPVIAFPDFTDITPPDLTYSLAADIKAKAGNRTIVGLFGALSKRKGLLTLLHAAERCDPDDFFFVFAGSLSKAMFHQDYSTRLNEDYEMVQTIVESSPDNCLFHFEFIPGEPQFNALVNSCDVIFSAYENFPYSSNALVKAATFQKLVMASEGYCMGKRVQQFELGVTIPEGDVDACVEALIELKSRLTQPKTDHQPDFEGYCNQHSLQQLAKSFQDVLNLTTVHQQQQTTSPS
- a CDS encoding UDP-N-acetylglucosamine 2-epimerase, with amino-acid sequence MQQKLKIRSRQDIVPLEKAILGQYYFPLQDYLGFDEKLAMLFQSLPLRLSRSSPQPEISFFLYSKACERLLIPLLLHLAESGILEKNGIKLNLVVLPGIHQLQLVPQTLEKLSSLGITPQANYLSLIRACLSPQNKGVVFCLDHRELYEFHRCGVDTADQLRKFGVKTLSIQHGGTRKDSVKGLASTVSDLIMVWGKRVERELVQDYGVDPQRIRVVGNPLHDVLNTLDPEAALTTLQKCYPQVQPQLPHKKIVVLAACLHTEYQGYGDEAQLYRQYIQHIYESLDFSKVLLLIKMHPNDQRNPNLYQQAAQEFADLDSVVVIEPEVTELSVYALLSIADLLLTRSSTVAEEALMMGKQVVAFDLFEDGPSKGYKHLEEYGVYQTVYADPKPALKTEIERMLLDRDSDHSTTIDLAAEFTYALDGQSTQRAVDEIVQRLSVR
- a CDS encoding acyltransferase; amino-acid sequence: MVVIEKVKSIFLGNPSPSTKQIHSLDGIRGFAILFVFFDHAKGQGLELFPVLNPTGFGKAGVYLFFVLSSFLLAGQFLRDDCELGRWSLWVSYALKRVLRIYPLYIFIMLLYGIVPSFKYTATDVFSHIFLQEGKDQFWAIPVEFKFYLFLPILMWLIVKVLKKNLGLSTLFLGAVMSASFLITIEPAEVARVSLIKYLPIFLLGILAALIHAHLQNRQTQFLESDTFGYIAEGVALLSLIATFGLITTLRTKPDWFLLQQDWSDTLIFIAFGGAWSLFLVAQLHGRGLIRGLLSHPIIRFVGTISFSMYLWHMALIGYTNAHLNMAPPIKFSIILTITLGVAIMSFFVIERPFFRLKKYLPR
- a CDS encoding acyltransferase; its protein translation is MTEQLSEPAAASQKFSLQHLFFGARASKSWMASLDGLRGIAVLLVVMTHSKRLLGLSWDQAIVGHYFQAAGTIYGRTGVYLFFILSSFLLTGQMLRETIDLKHIKTWINYGLKRVLRIYPLYLFVLAVYTIFPGFKFTLGNFTAHVILQEALNHFWTIVVEFKYYLFFPFVILIIAVLLKRDFKASVLFLLTAIIATEGANNVVDFTSRLSILPHIPIFLLGSLAAVVNTKLTAVLDPANPKQQRWMSILANSSLVLIVFNFPTLLSRPLWDTVFQANYVRLSANHGFYTYQAILLCILLVSHLHTDGWIKKVLENVALRFVGVVSFGVYLWHIAVLGYVEAYLKAPGFIQYVAVFGATILLSSVTYLLFEKPFMKIKLRPQTLKIQ
- a CDS encoding glycosyltransferase family 4 protein — protein: MKSLLLSTSDIEGGAARAAYRLHQGLLAIGHDSQMLVRARFSGQKSVLAEKSALTKLGPQMNGWPLKLGSYQTKTLFSSQWFPDAIAKNVAQLNPDIVNMHWVCNGFLKVETLPKLNKPLVWTLQDMWPFTGGCHYAETCDGYQKACGQCPQLNSQKESDLSRKIWQRKQKAWQDINLTIVTPSQWMADCVRESSLFGHRRVEVIPFCLDVQKYRPANKGFSRDLLGLPSDKLIILFGALSATADLRKGFHLLQPALKKLSQAGWADRIEVAIFGADAPAEPADLGFKAHYLGSFADDLSLSIAYSAADVMIVPSLYESFGQTASEGLACGTPVVAFNAAGQKDIVSHQQNGYLVKPYEVDDLAHGMAWVLEDTDRHRKLCEQARQAAVDQFSLEIQARQYRTLFEELLAA
- a CDS encoding HAD family hydrolase is translated as MSTLSDLQSRLTNVKLLALDVDGVLTDGGLYYTETGAELKKFNVKDGQGLKLLMQAGVEVAIITASDSPVTRHRAKKLGIQHVFLGIEEKLSVLKSLCQTLNIELSQVAYAGDDVNDVPILQNIGCPFTVNDAMPANRGAAIYITQKNGGCGAVRELCDLLIQSQAGSSS